The Hoplias malabaricus isolate fHopMal1 chromosome 9, fHopMal1.hap1, whole genome shotgun sequence genome contains a region encoding:
- the rpl34 gene encoding large ribosomal subunit protein eL34, translating to MVQRLTYRRRLSYNTTSNRTRLSRTPGNRVVYLYTKKTGKAPKSACGICPSRLRGMRAVRPQVLMRLSKTKKHVSRAYGGSMCAKCVRDRIKRAFLIEEQKIVVKVLKAQAQSQKTK from the exons ATGGTTCAGCGCCTGACATACCGCCGTAGGTTATCCTACAACACCACATCCAACAGGACAAGACT GTCCCGAACCCCAGGCAACCGTGTTGTGTATCTCTACACAAAGAAGACTGGCAAGGCTCCCAAGTCAGCATGTGGAATCTGTCCCAGCAGACTGCGTGGT ATGCGTGCCGTGAGGCCTCAGGTCCTGATGAGGCTCTCAAAGACAAAGAAGCATGTGAGCAGGGCCTATGGTGGTTCCATGTGTGCTAAATGCGTGCGTGACAG GATCAAGCGTGCTTTTCTCATTGAAGAGCAGAAGATTGTTGTCAAAGTACTCAAGGCACAGGCACAGAGTCAGAAAACTAAGTAA
- the etnppl gene encoding ethanolamine-phosphate phospho-lyase isoform X3 yields the protein MYNEKNEQYLDCINNVAHVGHSHPEVVRAGAEQMKLLNTNSRFLHDNLVQYAQRLQATLPQKLSVCYFVNSGSEANDLALRLAWQHTGHKDIITLDHAYHGHVSSLIQISPYKFHQLPQPQNSEHVHVAPSPDIYRGKYREDHPDPATAYADEVKDIIGKAHAKGRKIAAFIAESLQSCGGQVIPPVGYFQKVAQHVRNAGGIFIVDEVQVGFGRVGTHFWAFQLQGEDFVPDIVTMGKPIGNGHPMSCVVTTKEVAESFMASGMEYFNTFGGNPVSCAIGLAVLDVIKKEDLQGNALRVGGYLTEQLEKLKERHPLIGDIRGCGLFIGVELVKDQIKRTPATAEAQDVIYRLKEQRILLSTDGPNRNVLKFKPPMCFTTEDSDLVVDKMDQILTDIEKALDLGLAASKDTQDMQSKRKVNSGNFHFCFPFIIIRCSELTKSSFSVAGIAGPSHKCLDFVFDRMIKTISRKMPSS from the exons ATGTACAATGAGAAAAACGAGCAATACCTGGACTGCATCAACAATGTAGCTCATG TGGGACACAGTCATCCGGAAGTTGTCCGTGCTGGAGCGGAGCAGATGAAACTGCTGAACACTAACTCGCGCTTCCTTCACGATAACCTGGTGCAGTATGCTCAGCGTCTGCAGGCCACACTGCCCCAGAAACTCTCCGTCTGCTACTTCGTCAACTCTGG CTCGGAGGCCAATGACCTGGCCTTGAGGCTGGCTTGGCAGCACACTGGCCACAAAGACATCATCACGCTGGACCA TGCCTATCACGGCCATGTGTCATCACTCATCCAAATCAGCCCTTATAAGTTCCACCAGCTTCCACAGCCCCAGAACAGTGAACATGTGCATGTG GCTCCAAGTCCAGATATCTACAGAGGAAAATACAGGGAAGACCACCCAGACCCTGCTACCGCCTATGCAGATGAAGTTAAAGACATCATTGGCAAAGCTCATGCAAAAGGGCGGAAG ATTGCTGCCTTTATTGCTGAGTCACTGCAGAGTTGTGGTGGGCAGGTGATTCCTCCGGTGGGCTACTTCCAGAAAGTGGCACA ACATGTGAGAAACGCAGGGGGTATCTTTATTGTTGATGAGGTCCAGGTAGGTTTTGGACGGGTGGGTACACATTTCTGGGCCTTTCAACTGCAAGGGGAAGACTTTGTGCCAGACATTGTCACCATGGGAAAACCCATTGGAAATGGTCATCCAATGTCCTGTGTTGTAACCACCAAAGAGGTGGCGGAAAGCTTCATGGCGTCTGGAATGGAGTATTTTAACACA TTTGGTGGGAACCCAGTATCGTGTGCTATTGGGTTAGCTGTTCTGGATGTGATCAAAAAGGAAGATCTCCAAGGAAATGCCTTGCGAGTAGGAGGATATCTCACTGAGCAACTGGAGAAGCTGAAAGAGAGACACCCCTTAATTGGAGACATCAG AGGTTGTGGACTGTTTATTGGTGTGGAGCTGGTGAAAGACCAGATTAAAAGAACTCCTGCAACAGCTGAAGCTCAGGATGTCATATACAG ATTGAAGGAACAGCGTATTTTATTGAGTACAGATGGGCCGAACCGCAATGTCCTAAAGTTCAAGCCTCCAATGTGTTTTACCACAGAGGATTCTGACCTAGTAGTGGACAAAATGGACCAGATTCTAACAG ACATTGAGAAAGCTTTGGACCTCGGTTTGGCTGCTAGCAAAGACACTCAAGACATGCAAAGCAAGAGAAAGGTAAATTCAGGAaactttcatttttgttttccatTCATAATAATCAGATGTAGTGAATTAACAAAGAGTTCTTTCAGTGTAGCAGGCATAGCTGGCCCTTCCCACAAATGTCTGGATTTTGTTTTTGATCGTATGATAAAAACAATTTCCCGTAAAATGCCTAGTTCCTAA
- the etnppl gene encoding ethanolamine-phosphate phospho-lyase isoform X1 — translation MATEIFNKQKTIDLRKKHIGPSCKIFFGHDPIKIVRASGQYMYNEKNEQYLDCINNVAHVGHSHPEVVRAGAEQMKLLNTNSRFLHDNLVQYAQRLQATLPQKLSVCYFVNSGSEANDLALRLAWQHTGHKDIITLDHAYHGHVSSLIQISPYKFHQLPQPQNSEHVHVAPSPDIYRGKYREDHPDPATAYADEVKDIIGKAHAKGRKIAAFIAESLQSCGGQVIPPVGYFQKVAQHVRNAGGIFIVDEVQVGFGRVGTHFWAFQLQGEDFVPDIVTMGKPIGNGHPMSCVVTTKEVAESFMASGMEYFNTFGGNPVSCAIGLAVLDVIKKEDLQGNALRVGGYLTEQLEKLKERHPLIGDIRGCGLFIGVELVKDQIKRTPATAEAQDVIYRLKEQRILLSTDGPNRNVLKFKPPMCFTTEDSDLVVDKMDQILTDIEKALDLGLAASKDTQDMQSKRKVNSGNFHFCFPFIIIRCSELTKSSFSVAGIAGPSHKCLDFVFDRMIKTISRKMPSS, via the exons accATCCTGTAAGATCTTCTTCGGTCATGACCCCATTAAGATCGTTCGAGCCAGTGGACAGTACATGTACAATGAGAAAAACGAGCAATACCTGGACTGCATCAACAATGTAGCTCATG TGGGACACAGTCATCCGGAAGTTGTCCGTGCTGGAGCGGAGCAGATGAAACTGCTGAACACTAACTCGCGCTTCCTTCACGATAACCTGGTGCAGTATGCTCAGCGTCTGCAGGCCACACTGCCCCAGAAACTCTCCGTCTGCTACTTCGTCAACTCTGG CTCGGAGGCCAATGACCTGGCCTTGAGGCTGGCTTGGCAGCACACTGGCCACAAAGACATCATCACGCTGGACCA TGCCTATCACGGCCATGTGTCATCACTCATCCAAATCAGCCCTTATAAGTTCCACCAGCTTCCACAGCCCCAGAACAGTGAACATGTGCATGTG GCTCCAAGTCCAGATATCTACAGAGGAAAATACAGGGAAGACCACCCAGACCCTGCTACCGCCTATGCAGATGAAGTTAAAGACATCATTGGCAAAGCTCATGCAAAAGGGCGGAAG ATTGCTGCCTTTATTGCTGAGTCACTGCAGAGTTGTGGTGGGCAGGTGATTCCTCCGGTGGGCTACTTCCAGAAAGTGGCACA ACATGTGAGAAACGCAGGGGGTATCTTTATTGTTGATGAGGTCCAGGTAGGTTTTGGACGGGTGGGTACACATTTCTGGGCCTTTCAACTGCAAGGGGAAGACTTTGTGCCAGACATTGTCACCATGGGAAAACCCATTGGAAATGGTCATCCAATGTCCTGTGTTGTAACCACCAAAGAGGTGGCGGAAAGCTTCATGGCGTCTGGAATGGAGTATTTTAACACA TTTGGTGGGAACCCAGTATCGTGTGCTATTGGGTTAGCTGTTCTGGATGTGATCAAAAAGGAAGATCTCCAAGGAAATGCCTTGCGAGTAGGAGGATATCTCACTGAGCAACTGGAGAAGCTGAAAGAGAGACACCCCTTAATTGGAGACATCAG AGGTTGTGGACTGTTTATTGGTGTGGAGCTGGTGAAAGACCAGATTAAAAGAACTCCTGCAACAGCTGAAGCTCAGGATGTCATATACAG ATTGAAGGAACAGCGTATTTTATTGAGTACAGATGGGCCGAACCGCAATGTCCTAAAGTTCAAGCCTCCAATGTGTTTTACCACAGAGGATTCTGACCTAGTAGTGGACAAAATGGACCAGATTCTAACAG ACATTGAGAAAGCTTTGGACCTCGGTTTGGCTGCTAGCAAAGACACTCAAGACATGCAAAGCAAGAGAAAGGTAAATTCAGGAaactttcatttttgttttccatTCATAATAATCAGATGTAGTGAATTAACAAAGAGTTCTTTCAGTGTAGCAGGCATAGCTGGCCCTTCCCACAAATGTCTGGATTTTGTTTTTGATCGTATGATAAAAACAATTTCCCGTAAAATGCCTAGTTCCTAA
- the ostc gene encoding oligosaccharyltransferase complex subunit ostc, with translation METLIGLPFAVLECPNIKLKKPSWLHMPSAMTVYAVVIVSYFLITGGIIYDVIVEPPSVGSMTDEHGHQRPVAFLAYRVNGQYIMEGLASSFLFTMGGLGFIILDRSNAPNIPKLNRFLLLFIGFVSVLLSFFMARVFMRMKLPGYLMG, from the exons ATGGAGACGTTAATCGGTCTTCCGTTCGCTGTATTAGAATGTCCGAATATTAAACTGAAGAAGCCGTCCTGGCTCCACATGCCCTCCGCAATGACTGTGTATGCAGTAGTTATTGTCTCGTACTTTCTCATCACTGGAG GTATAATCTATGATGTGATTGTTGAACCGCCCAGTGTTGGCTCAATGACTGATGAACATGGTCACCAGCGCCCAGTGGCTTTTCTGGCTTACAG AGTGAATGGGCAGTACATCATGGAGGGTCTGGCATCCAGCTTCCTGTTTACAATGGGTGGTCTTGGATTTATTATTTTGGACCGCTCCAATGCACCCAATATTCCTAAACTCAACCGCTTCTTGCTGTTATTCATCGGCTTTGTGAGCGTGCTGCTGAGCTTCTTCATGGCCAGAGTGTTCATGAGGATGAAGCTGCC TGGTTATCTCATGGGATAA
- the etnppl gene encoding ethanolamine-phosphate phospho-lyase isoform X2 translates to MATEIFNKQKTIDLRKKHIGPSCKIFFGHDPIKIVRASGQYMYNEKNEQYLDCINNVAHVGHSHPEVVRAGAEQMKLLNTNSRFLHDNLVQYAQRLQATLPQKLSVCYFVNSGSEANDLALRLAWQHTGHKDIITLDHAYHGHVSSLIQISPYKFHQLPQPQNSEHVHVAPSPDIYRGKYREDHPDPATAYADEVKDIIGKAHAKGRKIAAFIAESLQSCGGQVIPPVGYFQKVAQHVRNAGGIFIVDEVQVGFGRVGTHFWAFQLQGEDFVPDIVTMGKPIGNGHPMSCVVTTKEVAESFMASGMEYFNTFGGNPVSCAIGLAVLDVIKKEDLQGNALRVGGYLTEQLEKLKERHPLIGDIRGCGLFIGVELVKDQIKRTPATAEAQDVIYRLKEQRILLSTDGPNRNVLKFKPPMCFTTEDSDLVVDKMDQILTDIEKALDLGLAASKDTQDMQSKRKGFLEDNGHELCPNGTSDLHHIPKSNKKQRTK, encoded by the exons accATCCTGTAAGATCTTCTTCGGTCATGACCCCATTAAGATCGTTCGAGCCAGTGGACAGTACATGTACAATGAGAAAAACGAGCAATACCTGGACTGCATCAACAATGTAGCTCATG TGGGACACAGTCATCCGGAAGTTGTCCGTGCTGGAGCGGAGCAGATGAAACTGCTGAACACTAACTCGCGCTTCCTTCACGATAACCTGGTGCAGTATGCTCAGCGTCTGCAGGCCACACTGCCCCAGAAACTCTCCGTCTGCTACTTCGTCAACTCTGG CTCGGAGGCCAATGACCTGGCCTTGAGGCTGGCTTGGCAGCACACTGGCCACAAAGACATCATCACGCTGGACCA TGCCTATCACGGCCATGTGTCATCACTCATCCAAATCAGCCCTTATAAGTTCCACCAGCTTCCACAGCCCCAGAACAGTGAACATGTGCATGTG GCTCCAAGTCCAGATATCTACAGAGGAAAATACAGGGAAGACCACCCAGACCCTGCTACCGCCTATGCAGATGAAGTTAAAGACATCATTGGCAAAGCTCATGCAAAAGGGCGGAAG ATTGCTGCCTTTATTGCTGAGTCACTGCAGAGTTGTGGTGGGCAGGTGATTCCTCCGGTGGGCTACTTCCAGAAAGTGGCACA ACATGTGAGAAACGCAGGGGGTATCTTTATTGTTGATGAGGTCCAGGTAGGTTTTGGACGGGTGGGTACACATTTCTGGGCCTTTCAACTGCAAGGGGAAGACTTTGTGCCAGACATTGTCACCATGGGAAAACCCATTGGAAATGGTCATCCAATGTCCTGTGTTGTAACCACCAAAGAGGTGGCGGAAAGCTTCATGGCGTCTGGAATGGAGTATTTTAACACA TTTGGTGGGAACCCAGTATCGTGTGCTATTGGGTTAGCTGTTCTGGATGTGATCAAAAAGGAAGATCTCCAAGGAAATGCCTTGCGAGTAGGAGGATATCTCACTGAGCAACTGGAGAAGCTGAAAGAGAGACACCCCTTAATTGGAGACATCAG AGGTTGTGGACTGTTTATTGGTGTGGAGCTGGTGAAAGACCAGATTAAAAGAACTCCTGCAACAGCTGAAGCTCAGGATGTCATATACAG ATTGAAGGAACAGCGTATTTTATTGAGTACAGATGGGCCGAACCGCAATGTCCTAAAGTTCAAGCCTCCAATGTGTTTTACCACAGAGGATTCTGACCTAGTAGTGGACAAAATGGACCAGATTCTAACAG ACATTGAGAAAGCTTTGGACCTCGGTTTGGCTGCTAGCAAAGACACTCAAGACATGCAAAGCAAGAGAAAG GGATTCTTGGAGGATAACGGGCATGAGTTATGTCCAAATGGCACCAGCGATCTACATCACATCCCAAagtcaaacaaaaaacaaagaacaaaatga